The Coleofasciculaceae cyanobacterium genome has a segment encoding these proteins:
- a CDS encoding transglycosylase SLT domain-containing protein: MLESHVRSQQPQPQSKRYQVRLFSKPKKLAALCLICTLSWLAWDYQKHQSSKLEQLESTQKSASIVRRSLSPDARRSQLKLLASVEESRDLSPAQLRDRHRARYLLAADLIEQQQGKLALTYLEGLAQDYPLLRPQILFKTAQAYQQNKQEQTAQKTFKYLIKNYPQHPLTANALSLLEDNKVRQTARLIKEFPNHPITQKIARQRLRQNPDQFELLMLLARYSRDSDLNAVRDRLVLEYPARLTPEDWEAIADGYWRVAEHRKAADAYTFAAPTPRNLYRAARGFHRNGNLSTARSAYQRLLGEYHDAREAGPALIYLASISSGDEAVVYLEKAIAQFPQDAPQAYRLKANIHERFGKYEAANDSRQKLLNQYSDSAAAAQYRWQTAQKLAANGDKSGAWEWMQPVVKSNQELDFAPKAIYWTGKWAIETNNPEAAKTAFNRVIELYPQSYWAWRSAVMLGWNVGDFERLPPLSPVLDLTKTYRPLPMGSKALQELYLLGQYYNAWLLLQSEIEHPQQLSVNEQFTEGLIELELGHYSQGIQSIWELTQRETPQELEQWRALRQTKAYWQGLFPFAYHEQILQHAKKEQINPLLVISVMRKESTFDPNIDSAVGAVGLMQIVPPTAQWVAEQIQLANYSLTNAEDNIKIGTWYLKHNHYRYNDDSLLAVASYNAGTSNVNAWLATNDLSDRDRFVEQIPFAETKDYVEGVFGNYWNYLRLYNPEIRQKVENLSEKTVNSPKNF, from the coding sequence ATGCTAGAATCTCACGTGCGCTCCCAACAACCTCAACCACAATCCAAAAGATACCAGGTCAGATTGTTCTCAAAACCTAAAAAGTTAGCGGCACTTTGCTTAATTTGTACTCTAAGCTGGTTAGCTTGGGATTACCAAAAGCATCAGTCTTCTAAATTGGAACAGCTAGAATCGACTCAAAAGTCAGCTTCGATAGTTCGGCGATCGCTTTCCCCTGATGCCCGAAGATCCCAGTTAAAACTTCTTGCCTCAGTTGAAGAGTCGCGGGATTTATCTCCCGCTCAGCTGCGCGATCGCCATCGCGCCCGTTATCTATTGGCTGCGGATTTGATTGAGCAACAGCAAGGTAAACTGGCTTTGACTTATCTTGAGGGATTAGCACAGGACTATCCTTTACTGCGTCCCCAAATTTTATTCAAAACTGCTCAGGCATATCAGCAAAACAAGCAGGAACAAACAGCGCAAAAAACTTTTAAGTACTTAATTAAAAATTACCCTCAGCATCCATTAACCGCTAACGCTCTTTCCTTGCTCGAGGACAACAAAGTTCGACAAACCGCGAGATTAATTAAGGAATTTCCCAATCATCCGATTACGCAAAAAATTGCTCGCCAACGTCTGCGCCAAAATCCCGACCAGTTTGAACTATTAATGCTATTAGCAAGATACAGTCGAGATTCAGACTTAAATGCAGTTCGCGATCGCCTTGTCTTAGAATATCCTGCCAGGTTAACTCCCGAAGACTGGGAAGCGATCGCCGATGGTTACTGGCGAGTTGCAGAACATCGCAAAGCTGCCGATGCCTATACTTTTGCCGCTCCCACACCCCGCAATCTCTATCGCGCTGCTAGAGGGTTTCATCGTAACGGAAACCTGTCTACGGCTCGCAGCGCATATCAAAGACTACTTGGGGAATATCATGATGCCAGAGAAGCAGGACCAGCCTTAATCTATCTTGCCAGTATCTCTAGCGGTGATGAAGCAGTGGTATATCTGGAAAAAGCGATCGCCCAGTTTCCCCAAGATGCGCCACAGGCCTATCGCCTTAAAGCCAATATCCATGAACGGTTTGGCAAGTACGAAGCAGCCAATGATTCCCGACAAAAACTTTTAAATCAATATAGTGACTCTGCTGCTGCTGCTCAATATCGTTGGCAGACTGCCCAAAAACTAGCAGCTAATGGCGACAAAAGTGGTGCTTGGGAGTGGATGCAGCCTGTAGTTAAATCTAACCAAGAGCTAGATTTTGCACCTAAAGCTATTTATTGGACGGGAAAATGGGCGATCGAGACTAATAACCCCGAGGCAGCCAAGACAGCCTTTAATCGAGTAATTGAGCTTTATCCTCAATCTTATTGGGCATGGCGTTCTGCAGTCATGCTAGGGTGGAATGTGGGCGATTTTGAGCGGCTGCCCCCTCTCTCACCTGTCTTGGATTTAACTAAAACTTATCGCCCTTTACCGATGGGTTCAAAAGCTTTGCAAGAGCTATATCTGTTGGGACAGTATTACAATGCCTGGCTATTGTTGCAGTCGGAAATTGAACATCCGCAACAATTATCGGTCAACGAGCAATTTACCGAGGGACTGATCGAGTTAGAACTAGGTCATTATAGTCAGGGAATCCAGTCAATCTGGGAATTAACTCAGCGAGAAACTCCTCAAGAATTAGAGCAGTGGAGAGCCTTGCGTCAAACTAAAGCTTATTGGCAAGGTTTGTTTCCCTTTGCCTATCATGAACAAATTCTTCAACACGCGAAAAAAGAGCAAATTAATCCTTTGTTGGTTATTTCGGTAATGCGAAAGGAATCTACCTTCGATCCCAACATTGATTCTGCTGTTGGTGCTGTTGGTTTGATGCAGATTGTACCACCAACTGCTCAATGGGTTGCCGAACAAATTCAGCTAGCAAATTATTCCCTGACCAATGCCGAAGATAATATCAAAATTGGTACTTGGTATCTCAAACACAATCACTATCGTTATAATGATGATTCTTTATTAGCAGTCGCTAGCTATAATGCTGGTACGAGTAACGTTAACGCTTGGTTAGCCACAAATGATCTCAGCGATCGCGATCGCTTTGTAGAACAAATACCTTTTGCCGAAACTAAAGATTATGTAGAGGGAGTATTCGGTAATTATTGGAACTATTTACGGTTATATAACCCCGAAATCCGCCAAAAGGTCGAAAATTTGTCCGAAAAAACGGTTAATAGCCCTAAAAACTTCTAG